From Candidatus Endomicrobium procryptotermitis:
TTACAGACGCGCTCTTTTATTTTTGCGGAACTCTCTGAAGCAATCGACGGCTCGGTAAGTTCCGAAACTTTTAAAGACGGAACTTCAATATGAATGTCTATTCTGTCCATCAAAGGACCAGAAATTTTATTTTTATATTTTTGTATCTGATAGGGATTGCAAATACATTGTTTTTCTTTATGTCCGAGATTTCCGCACGGGCATGGATTCATTGCAGCAACAAGCATAAAGGACGCGGGAAAAATTATGCTATTTTTTGCGCGCGATACCGTCACGCATTTATCTTCCAAAGGCTGTCTTAAAACTTCCAGAGCGTCCCTTCTGAATTCTGCAAATTCATCTAAAAATAAAATTCCGTTATGCGCAAGGCTTACTTCGCCGGGTTTTGGATAACTTCCTCCGCCCGCAAGAGCTACGGCGGAAACAGTATGATGAGGGCTTCGGAAAGTTCTCCGTTTTATAAGTCCTCCACAAAAAGAGTGACCCGAAGCCGACCATATTTTTGTCGTTTCGATGGATTCCTCAAAAGACATCGGCGGCAAAATGCCGGGTATTCTTTTTGCTATCATAGTTTTTCCAGAACCCGGAGGTCCGGACATTATCATATTATGGCTTCCTGCTGCGGCAATTTCCGCAGCTCTCTTTGCCGCAAACTGTCCCTTTATATCGGAAAAGTCGTATTCCCAAAAAATGCAATCTTCTTCATTCGGATTTGTTTCGCATTTAAATGGATTCGTTTTCAGTTCTCCGTTTAAAAATTTTACAGTCTCTAAAAGAGTTTTAAAAGGATAGACATTTACGGCTGCCGCAACGGCGGCTTCTTCCCTATTTTCGAAAGGAACTATAAAATTTTCTATTTTATGTTTTTTTAAGCTTAAAGAAATCGGCAGGATTCCACTTACACTTCTTATTTTTCCATCAAGAGCGAGCTCTCCTGCTGCACAGAATTTAAGAAGATTTTCTTTTTTGATTTTTCCGATCGAAGCCAGAATGCCAAGTGCTATGGGAAGGTCAAAAGCTCCACCTTCTTTTTTTATGTCGGCAGGCGCAAGATTTACGGTAATTTTTTTAGCGGGAAAATCAAAACCGGAATTTTTTAGCGCGGCAACTACTCTGTCTCTGGACTCTTTTACGGCAGCATCCGGCAATCCGACAATCGAAAAAAACGGCATGCCAGAAGAAATGTAAATTTCAGCTTCGACAATATTTGCGTCTATGCCATTTATTGCAGCCGAATATATAAACGAAATCATTTTTTCCCACTTGTATTTTAATATTATATATTATATAACAATTTCATAACATTTTGCCTGAAAATTTGGGCAAAAAGTGCTAAAGGAGGATTATGATGAAAAAATTATTGACTCTGTTTTGTTTTATGTGCTTATTGTCTGCGACGGTTTTTGCTAAAATAAACGACGATCAAGAATTTATAATAAAAGCCGGCATTCAGCCCCAGTCATCAGCGGCTCTGGGAGGCGAAAGTTATGACACAAATATCGGCATCAGCGCAGGCTTTGAATATTTTAAATATTTCGGCAGCATTGCCGCAGTGGGAATGGGTGCGGTTTACGATTTACCAAGAAACTTTAAAGATGATAATCTTAGCGGAAATATAAGTTTTGTGCCGATGTATGTTGGAGTTAAAGTGCGCACGCCTCTTGAAGGTCTCAACAACAATTTTGCTTTTTTGTCCGGAAGGCTCGGGTACGGAGCCTTTATATATAACGATATAGACATGATAAAATCTTCTTCAGGAGGAATTTATTACGCCGTAGGCTTAGGTGTAAGCATAAGCTATCTTGTTCTTGAAGCGGTATACGGGGTAAGCAATTACAGCTATAAAACAGGACAAGGGGTAACAAGTAAAAATTATGACGACAAGTATTCCACAATTTCGGTTTATATAGGATTTAAATTCGAATAGTTAAACGCGATATTTTAAAAAGCAGAAGATTTCATGTCTTCTGCTTTTTTTATTTTTGTATGGCTATTTTTTGAACTTTCTTTTTAGCTGACGGAATGTCTATGGTTAAAAAATAAATTCCAGGAGCTATTTGCATACCGGATTGATTTTTAAGATTCCACTCTATTGTCATTCGCCCGTTTTTAGATTTTAAATCTTCCACATTGAAAGATTTGACAAATTCCCCAGTTACGGTGTAAACGTTTAAGTTTATCAATGAGGTATTGTACGGAAGATTCGTAATATTTATGCGTCCGTTTTTACTTATGCTTACGGGGTTTGGATAACAAACAATATTTCCTACAGCATCGGTATTTCCACTCGGTATGTCAACCATGTCAAGAACCAGTTTGCCCCTGCCATAAATATTGTCCGGAGACGAAGCTATCTGTCTATAATAAGAAAGAACTTTTTCTTTCAACTGTCCCGCGCTCAATGTTCTGTCAAGAGAAAGCAATAAAGCGGCGGATGCCGCAATATGTGGAGTTGCGGCGGAAGTACCGTCAAACCCGCGTGTTCCATATGTATATGTAGTGACGCGTGTTGGAGCTACAATATCTGGTTTTTGTGCAGGAGGTAAATTTGAGGAGGCCATTGTCGGTCCCCAAGAACTGTAACTTTCTATAGGTCCATTGCTCCAGTTATTTATACCTACCGCTCCAACCGATAAAACTTCTCTTGAATCCGCTGGAGATGAAAGGCTCGATTCCGACCTTTTATCTGACGCGTTTATATATTTTCCGTCAAAATATAATCTTATATATAAATCTTCTTGGACGTTTTCTTTTTTTATTTTAACTCTGACTTTTCTGGAGTTACCAGTATTATTGTAAACATTGACGCTTGGTTCGTCGCCATTATTCCATTTGGAAGAATCCAAAAGCGTCGTTCCTGTATTATTATACATATATAAAGTATATTTTTTATCTTTTGCCGCAAAATCATCCCACATCATACGAACATATTTACCTGCGTCAACGGAAAGTTCAAGATAATCCCTGCCATTTGGAAAAATCATAAAATTTTCCGAATTTCCATTGAATTTCCCAAACCATGACTTTTCGGCTTCGTTTCCCGCGGCAAAAATAGGCAAAATGCCGTTATCATAAGCTTCCGTTGCAATTGCCGCAATGCCTCCTGTTCCATCACACCAAAAATCGTACGAAAAACCTATTGAAGCGCTTACTATTTTTATGCCTTGCGATCTGCAATAATCAAAGGCAAGCTGAAATGACGGAACATCGTACATTTTTAATAAATATATCTGTGATCCAGGAACAAAATCATAAATAATTTCCGCGCAGGCTGTGCCATGAGGCTCGGTTTCATAATTGGAATAAACAGGCGGTTCGCCTGGAGAGGAGAAATTTTTTGTTATAAGATTTTTCGGAAGTTCCCCGATGGACTGTAAATCCTCATAGCCCTTAAACCCAATATCTATTATGGCTATTTTTATACCTGAGCCGTCTATATTATTATATGTGTAAACCGAAGCGTTTACTGCATCGCGGCCTTCGGAAACAATTTCAAGAGCTTTTGCTTTTTTATTCAAACCTATATATTTAACGCCCTTTATTTGGTCTAACTGCTCTATGACATTTACTGGAATTTTCGCACTTAAAAAATTTCTTGACTTAATATATTCTATTGCTCTTGATTTAAAAAAGAAAGTGTCAATTTTATCGGAATTATTGTCTTCGGGGTAAAAAAGAACGTCGATTTTTTCATCTGATGCGGATTTTGTTCTGGAATCGGTTTTTATGCGCGACGCTTCTTTAAAAAGACTTTGGCTTATATGAGGAACACCCTGTGCAAAGAGGATATTCGAAAATAAAAATATTAAAAGAAGAATAAAAGTAAATTTAATTTTCATATTTCACCTAAAAATATATCTGTAAAGATAACATGCTCGTGTTTCCCAGCTCTCCGAAAGGCAGCCATGCGTAATCTACTGAAAAAAAACCGTATTCTACGCCGAATCCCACAGAAAGATTTTTATCGTACCATTCCCCTAAAGAATTGTTGTCATTATTTAAAGGCAGGCTATAACCCAATCTGGCAAAAAACATTTTATTATAATTGAATTCACAGGCGCCTTTTAACCACATTGTTTCATCGGAAAAAGCTCTGAGTTCAAATCCGTACATAAACATGGAGCCTATGTCTTGCGGAGCATCGACAATAGAAATATGTGCACTAGCGGGCATTTTATAGCCGTCAATATCAACCCCTGCATTGTCTATTCCACCGCAGACATACCATGTTTTATCTGGCATGTATATGCCCGAAGCGCTTAATGCTATTGCTTCCATTATACTGCCGTCTATTGTCTCCCATACGTACTTAAAACCTACTCCAACGTATATTTCACTTGTAATTATTGTACCATACGATGCTGCGATAAACGCGTCATTTGCGCCAAAAGTGCCGTCTTTAATATAATCTCCCGAAGAATCTTCGAGATAAGAATCCATTTTACCGTAATCAAAACCGCCATAAGCGATATTTATGCCGTGATATCTGCTTTTGAAAGGTATCGTAATATTTAATGAATTGAAAGAAGTATCCTGAAAATACGCGCTGTAAGAAGCCGAAAGCGACACATTGTCAAAAAAAGGTATCATCGCGGGATTTGAACCAGCGGAAGACACGTTGAAAGCACTCATTGATGCCATTGCGGCTTGGGAAGCGTTAAGCGGTATTTTTAAAAAATTAAAAAGAGTCGTCCCTGCAGTGCCAGCAGCATATAAATTGTTTAACGCAAAGAAGATGCAAAAACTACAGAGAAATACTTTCTTTAATCTTGGTGTCAACATTTGGAATATCAAACATAATTTTTTATAATAAATCAAGAGTTTTTCAAGTGTATTTTGCCGCCAGTTTTATTATTTGCACAAGCATTATTTGTTCATATGTCGATTTTGTCATAACCTTCAATGTTTTATATAGATACGGAATTATCCCTTGACATATTGTTGAGCATTAGTACCATCTGCCAGCCATCAACCCACTTAAAATGTTGATGACATAACAATTAACAACTTTTAGAGACACTCAATCACCGTTTAGTCATTGCCGTCATTACCAGGATGACTGACAGCAGCTACAAAGCAATCCAAAAAGCTAACAGAAACGACATTCTTATTCATATATTGCTTCGGCGATAAAACCGACTCGCAATGACGACTAAACCTGTGTCATAAATGAAGTGAATCAATTACAAAATATAATTAATATTTCAGTAACAATGCTGCCTTGATATGACAGAGCAAGATATCAAGGAATAATTCCGAAAGTTTTTTATAAATTTGACGGCAGGCTGCGTTTCCCGTTTCTATAATGAACTTTTTATTATTTGCGGTATATGTTCTTCCATACCTATTGCCATTATATGCACGCCATCGGCAAAAGAGCGCAGTTCTTTTATAGTTTCTGCGCATATACGTATACCTTCTTCAAGCGGGTCGGAAGCATTATTTATTCTGTTACGAACGTTTTGCGGTATGTTTACTCCCGGCAGTTGCTGCAAAAAGTTCATAAATTTTGGCGACTTGATAAGCATGATTCCCGGCAGTGTTTTTACACCGAAATGTTTGATTTTATCATGAAACTCGCCGTAACTTTTTGCGTCAAATATCGTTTGAGTTTGAAAAAATTCTGCGCCGGATTTAATCTTTTTTTCATACATAAGAATTTGAAGTTCGCTCGGTTCGGCTAAAGGATTTACCGCTGCTCCCAGACAAAACGTCGGACTTCCTGAAAGTTTTTTACCGGCAAGGTCGGTTCCTGTTTCAAGAAGCCTTGCGGCTTTTATCAGCTGCACTGTATCCAAATCGTAAACCGCTTTTGCGCTAGTATATTCGCCGGTATTCGGATGGTCGCCGCTGATAATAAGTATGTTTTCTATGCCTAAAATATCAGCGCTTAGCAATTCGGATTGTAAAGCTATTCTATTTTTATCTCTGCACGCAAGCTGCATAATCGGTTCAATTCCCATATCAAGTAAAATTTTACTCATTGCAAGCGAACCCGCCCGCATTGAAGCGCGCTGGTTGTCCGTAACGTTTACGGCATCAATACCGACAAGGCACGATGCTCTTTTTAAAAAGGCCGAAATGTCAGTGCCTTTTGGCGGATAAAGTTCTGCAGTTATAATAAATTTGCTGGATTTTAATTTTTCTTTGAATTTCATATTTTTATCCTTTTAACAATTTGCAATATTTAACATATATATTACAAAGTTTTCAGCATAATAATAAAGTTTTTAAAAAAAATGGTAAAATAATAAAATTATTTCTTAAGTATTAATCTATAACTTTCGAGGGAAATATGGTAAGCAGCAGATTTAATATGGTCAATAGCTTTGATAAATTAGTGAAGAATATCGAAAAAAAACCTAAAAAGTCCAAAAAATCTGAAAAAGAAATATTAGTGAAATCTCCCCTTCGTTACCCAGGTGGAAAAAGCCGGGCAGTACCGCAAATAATCGATGAATATATCCCAAAAGGTTTACCTGCGCTTTGCTCGCCTTTTATTGGCGGCGGTTCTATTGAATTAGCATTAGCGAGCCGGGGAACTAGAGTATATGGTTATGATGCTTTTGAGCCTTTGGTTCGTTTTTGGCAGGTGCTTTTAAAGGATGCTCCTCATTTAGCAGAAGTTGTACGTAAATATAAAATAATGACACCAGCCATGTTTTACAATTTACAAAAAACTTTCTTTAACTTAAAAGATCGTGTAGAGATAGCAGCTGCATTCTTCGCATTAAATCGTTCTTCTTTTAGCGGAACGACTTTATCGGGTGGTATGTCGCCGGGACACCCCCGTTTTACCCCGAGCATTATTGAACAGTTAGAAAAATTTTCAATTAAAAATCTTACTGTAAATTTAATGGATTTCAAAAAAAGCATTCCAAAACATGCTAATGATTTTCTGTATTGCGATCCTCCTTATCTAACAGAACAAAAGCTATATGGTAATAGAGGTGACCAACACGTAGGTTTTGACCATAAGGGACTTGCTGAGCTATTAATTTCTCGTGACGGCTGGATTTTATCGTATAATAACTGCGAACAAATAAGGAATATGTACAAAGGACATCGAATCATTACGACTAAATGGACTTATGGCATGGGCAATTCTAAAAAATCAAATGAAGTGTTAATATTGAGCAAAGATTTTAAGAAGGCTGTATGAACAATACATCTCATGGCAAAGCATTTGAATACGCTTTAGCGGCTGCGTTTAGTCAGATTACTAAAGTAAATATTTTAGAAAACCAAGCTTTAGAAACTGCAAAAAAATGCTATGAATTATTAGATTTATCTCATAGAAATTTATTACAAAAATCTTCAGATGAAGCAGCTTTATTTTTGTCTGCTCACGATACTAAAATTCAAAAAGCCCGCTCTATCATGCTTCAAAATGATGCCATAGGAATACAAGGAGATGTGAGAGACATTGTCATTGAAGTTCCTATAAGTCAGCAAGTGGGAATTTCTGCAAAGCATAATCATAATGCTGTAAAGCATTCCAGATTATCCGATAAAATAGACTTTGGTAAAGAATGGGCAGATTATCCTTGCAGCGAAAAGTATTTCAAAGCTGTTAATCCTATTTTTTCACAATTGCGTGAAATGAAAGCTCAAAAAATGTTTTTCAAGGAAATACAGGGTAAAGAAGGAAGAATTTATTTACCTGTACTCATTGCCTTTGAAGATGAGCTAAAACGTTTATGTGAAAATTTTAGAAGCATTTTTGTTGAAAGATTCTTCAGGTATTTGTTAGGTCGTCATGATTTTTACAAAGTCATTCTAAACAATAAAGATAAATCAAAAGAAGTTGTTATTCAATCGGTAAACATCGGTGGCACACTTGATTATGGTAAAAAGTGGAAAATACCAAATCGTATACATTCAATAAATAGGAAACGATACTCTTCCAGCACTATTGAAGTAATATTTGACGGCGGATGGAATATTTCTTTTAGGCTTCACAATGCTAGCAGTAAAGTTGAGCCTTCATTAAAGTTTGATATTCAATTTATCGGTCTTCCTAATTCCGTTTCTTCACATCAAATTAAAATTTAAGATACTAGAGACTGTTCACTCTAATGGTCTAGATATTCCACTATGGCAAGTTGCCATGTAACTGCGCAAGGCAGACTTCATCACGCAGCTTCACGGCAGTGGAAATTCCACGGGAATGATTAAAAATTTGAGATTTACGCTGAAAACAACGTCCCAATGCCGACTCCAAAATAAAAAAACCCTTGGGAATTTTTATCTCAAGGGTTTTGGGCATTTGGTTAGATTAGATTTTCTTTATGTTCGCCGCTTTAGGACCTTTGTCTGAATTTACAACCTCAAATTCAACGCTATCGCCTTCTGCCAACGATTTAAAACCTTCGGACTGAATAGCTGAATAGTGTGCAAATACATCACCTGATCCATCATTGTTGGAAATAAATCCATAACCTTTCTGGTCGTTAAACCACTTAACTTTGCCTTGTGCCATTTGCTGCAACTCCTTGTTTTTTCCTATCCGGTTTGTCCCGGATAACTTTATTTTTAGATTACATATTTGTAATCGTTTTGTTATTTAATAAAATAATTATATAATTGTCAAGTAGAAAATATATTTTTTATTTTGCACGTTTACAAAATAAATTACGTTTGGACATGGAAGTATATAATGTTTGAAAAAGTAAAAATACTAAAAAAACAATTTTATAAGAAATCGCTGCTTTTTACGAATACACTGGAAACTTTTTATCTTACTGGTGCAAATTTTGGAGGTTTTTGGATTTTGACGCTGAAAGGCAAAATATGTCTAATCGCTTCAAAAATGATTGAAAATCAAGTAAGAGAGTTTTTTACCGGACAAAATATACATATATATATATGTGTTCCTTTCGCACAAAAAGCTGCGGAAATAATTAAAGAGCATAAAGAGAATTTAGTTTTGACTGACTCCAGATACATCAGCACATCCGGGTATTTAACTTTAAAGACAGACTTTTCTAAAAACGATATAAGAATTGAAATAAAATCCGGTATTCTAGATAAATTGCGCGCGGTTAAATCTGAAAATGAAATAAAAAATTTGAAAGAGGCTTGCCGTATAGTTTCACAAGTGTGCGAAACTGTAAAAAGCAAACTTAAACCCGGCATTATGGAGCTTGACGTACATTATAAAATATTGGAATTGTTTGCTAAAAATAAAGTTAAAGAAAGTTTTACACCGATTGTGGCGGCGGGTAAAAATTCGGCAAATCCGCATCATGCAAGTTCTAATTATAAAATTAAGAAAAATGATACAATAATGCTGGATATAGGCTGCATGTATAACGGGTATTGTTCCGATTTGACACGTACTTACTATTTAGGTAAAATTAACGATAAATTCAGAAAGATTTGGGATACGGTAAAACAATCCCAAAGCGCTGTTTTGAAAAAAATAAAAGCAGGACTGCCACTGTCTTGGGCAGATAAAACGGCAAGAGCCGTTATAGATATGGCAGGATATAAAGACAATTTTATTCATATGACCGGACATGGAGTAGGAATAGAGATACATGAGATGCCTTCGCTTTCGTCAGATGCAGAAGGTATTTTTTTACGGAATATGGCCGTTACCATAGAGCCGGGT
This genomic window contains:
- a CDS encoding YifB family Mg chelatase-like AAA ATPase; protein product: MISFIYSAAINGIDANIVEAEIYISSGMPFFSIVGLPDAAVKESRDRVVAALKNSGFDFPAKKITVNLAPADIKKEGGAFDLPIALGILASIGKIKKENLLKFCAAGELALDGKIRSVSGILPISLSLKKHKIENFIVPFENREEAAVAAAVNVYPFKTLLETVKFLNGELKTNPFKCETNPNEEDCIFWEYDFSDIKGQFAAKRAAEIAAAGSHNMIMSGPPGSGKTMIAKRIPGILPPMSFEESIETTKIWSASGHSFCGGLIKRRTFRSPHHTVSAVALAGGGSYPKPGEVSLAHNGILFLDEFAEFRRDALEVLRQPLEDKCVTVSRAKNSIIFPASFMLVAAMNPCPCGNLGHKEKQCICNPYQIQKYKNKISGPLMDRIDIHIEVPSLKVSELTEPSIASESSAKIKERVCKARKIQFERFKNTKIHSNSQMGVKEIKKHCILDGGTKNILKNAIEKLGLSARAYDRILKVARTIADLEESPNIKTAHIAEAVQYRSFDRSY
- a CDS encoding S8 family serine peptidase → MKIKFTFILLLIFLFSNILFAQGVPHISQSLFKEASRIKTDSRTKSASDEKIDVLFYPEDNNSDKIDTFFFKSRAIEYIKSRNFLSAKIPVNVIEQLDQIKGVKYIGLNKKAKALEIVSEGRDAVNASVYTYNNIDGSGIKIAIIDIGFKGYEDLQSIGELPKNLITKNFSSPGEPPVYSNYETEPHGTACAEIIYDFVPGSQIYLLKMYDVPSFQLAFDYCRSQGIKIVSASIGFSYDFWCDGTGGIAAIATEAYDNGILPIFAAGNEAEKSWFGKFNGNSENFMIFPNGRDYLELSVDAGKYVRMMWDDFAAKDKKYTLYMYNNTGTTLLDSSKWNNGDEPSVNVYNNTGNSRKVRVKIKKENVQEDLYIRLYFDGKYINASDKRSESSLSSPADSREVLSVGAVGINNWSNGPIESYSSWGPTMASSNLPPAQKPDIVAPTRVTTYTYGTRGFDGTSAATPHIAASAALLLSLDRTLSAGQLKEKVLSYYRQIASSPDNIYGRGKLVLDMVDIPSGNTDAVGNIVCYPNPVSISKNGRINITNLPYNTSLINLNVYTVTGEFVKSFNVEDLKSKNGRMTIEWNLKNQSGMQIAPGIYFLTIDIPSAKKKVQKIAIQK
- a CDS encoding methylenetetrahydrofolate reductase; the protein is MKFKEKLKSSKFIITAELYPPKGTDISAFLKRASCLVGIDAVNVTDNQRASMRAGSLAMSKILLDMGIEPIMQLACRDKNRIALQSELLSADILGIENILIISGDHPNTGEYTSAKAVYDLDTVQLIKAARLLETGTDLAGKKLSGSPTFCLGAAVNPLAEPSELQILMYEKKIKSGAEFFQTQTIFDAKSYGEFHDKIKHFGVKTLPGIMLIKSPKFMNFLQQLPGVNIPQNVRNRINNASDPLEEGIRICAETIKELRSFADGVHIMAIGMEEHIPQIIKSSL
- a CDS encoding DNA adenine methylase; protein product: MVSSRFNMVNSFDKLVKNIEKKPKKSKKSEKEILVKSPLRYPGGKSRAVPQIIDEYIPKGLPALCSPFIGGGSIELALASRGTRVYGYDAFEPLVRFWQVLLKDAPHLAEVVRKYKIMTPAMFYNLQKTFFNLKDRVEIAAAFFALNRSSFSGTTLSGGMSPGHPRFTPSIIEQLEKFSIKNLTVNLMDFKKSIPKHANDFLYCDPPYLTEQKLYGNRGDQHVGFDHKGLAELLISRDGWILSYNNCEQIRNMYKGHRIITTKWTYGMGNSKKSNEVLILSKDFKKAV
- a CDS encoding HaeIII family restriction endonuclease, yielding MNNTSHGKAFEYALAAAFSQITKVNILENQALETAKKCYELLDLSHRNLLQKSSDEAALFLSAHDTKIQKARSIMLQNDAIGIQGDVRDIVIEVPISQQVGISAKHNHNAVKHSRLSDKIDFGKEWADYPCSEKYFKAVNPIFSQLREMKAQKMFFKEIQGKEGRIYLPVLIAFEDELKRLCENFRSIFVERFFRYLLGRHDFYKVILNNKDKSKEVVIQSVNIGGTLDYGKKWKIPNRIHSINRKRYSSSTIEVIFDGGWNISFRLHNASSKVEPSLKFDIQFIGLPNSVSSHQIKI
- a CDS encoding cold-shock protein, translated to MAQGKVKWFNDQKGYGFISNNDGSGDVFAHYSAIQSEGFKSLAEGDSVEFEVVNSDKGPKAANIKKI
- a CDS encoding aminopeptidase P family protein yields the protein MFEKVKILKKQFYKKSLLFTNTLETFYLTGANFGGFWILTLKGKICLIASKMIENQVREFFTGQNIHIYICVPFAQKAAEIIKEHKENLVLTDSRYISTSGYLTLKTDFSKNDIRIEIKSGILDKLRAVKSENEIKNLKEACRIVSQVCETVKSKLKPGIMELDVHYKILELFAKNKVKESFTPIVAAGKNSANPHHASSNYKIKKNDTIMLDIGCMYNGYCSDLTRTYYLGKINDKFRKIWDTVKQSQSAVLKKIKAGLPLSWADKTARAVIDMAGYKDNFIHMTGHGVGIEIHEMPSLSSDAEGIFLRNMAVTIEPGIYLNDDFGVRIEDTVLITDKGCEILTSAAYE